The Nomascus leucogenys isolate Asia chromosome 23, Asia_NLE_v1, whole genome shotgun sequence genome includes a window with the following:
- the LOC115832895 gene encoding uncharacterized protein LOC115832895 has product MRHLSLQAPAFPSPDTAPNQPHPPCRGCQVLGCARSLHTGVARALVKACPSPQGARCKHTKKQTPGPSGRRRRSPFSDAPCREHAGPDTAKRGCASDLAALSLLSGRNNLTQVIKQEDFSVATKEEKGPLKRRHSHCSGAGTSQAAEGKVVSSSGNRKGKGSEGGMGSSSKTAEASASRGGTAGPAGVSTGRRRQKLGNRN; this is encoded by the coding sequence GCGCCAGCCTTCCCCTCCCCTGACACCGCTCCAAACcagccccaccctccctgccGCGGCTGTCAGGTCCTGGGCTGTGCCCGAAGCCTCCACACGGGTGTGGCCCGCGCCCTCGTTAAGGCCTGCCCCTCTCCCCAAGGTGCGCGGTGTAAACACACCAAAAAGCAAACACCAGGGCCGAGTGGGCGACGGAGGCGGTCGCCGTTCAGTGACGCCCCCTGTCGGGAGCACGCCGGGCCGGACACAGCGAAGAGGGGCTGCGCCTCGGACCTCGCAGCACTCAGTCTCCTAAGTGGGAGGAATAACCTCACGCAAGTCATCAAACAAGAGGACTTCAGTGTTGCAACGAAGGAAGAAAAAGGGCCCCTGAAAAGGCGACATTCGCACTGCAGCGGCGCAGGGACCAGCCAGGCGGCTGAGGGCAAGGTCGTTTCCAGCAGCGGGAACCGCAAGGGCAAAGGCTCGGAGGGGGGAATGGGCTCGAGTTCCAAGACGGCTGAAGCCAGCGCAAGTCGAGGAGGGACTGCAGGGCCGGCAGGGGTGTCCACAGGGCGACGGCGGCAGAAGCTCGGGAACCGGAACTGA